In the genome of Thunnus maccoyii chromosome 15, fThuMac1.1, whole genome shotgun sequence, one region contains:
- the pdk4 gene encoding pyruvate dehydrogenase kinase, isozyme 4 yields MKFAQFLLKNSSVAGIPKQVERFSKFSPSPLSMKQFIDFGSANACEKTSFVFLRQELPVRLANIMKEIDFLPDKLLSTPSLKLLTSWYSQSLLELIEFLEENPDDKDVLTKFTQALVSVRNRHNNVVPTMAQGVVEYKEAFGVDPVTNQNVQYFLDRFYMSRISTRMLMNQHTLIFEGSVNPAHPKHIGSIDPSCDVVEVVKDAYESSKMLCEQYYLTSPDMEVTEVNSKNLGQPLHIVYVPSHLYHMLFELFKNAMRATVETHETSPTLPPIKVRVSLGTEDLTIKMSDRGGGVPLRKIERLFSYMYSTAPSPVHADNSRNAPLAGFGYGLPISRLYAKYFQGDLQLYSMEGYGTSAVIYLKALSSESVERLPVFNKSALRHYQSSTEADDWCMPSKDPKKLGNYERSR; encoded by the exons atgaagttcGCTCAGTTTTTGCTGAAAAACAGCTCAGTAGCTGGGATCCCTAAACAAGTGGAGAGGTTTTCCAAGTTTTCCCCTTCTCCTTTGTCCATGAAGCAGTTCATTGACTTTG GCTCAGCCAATGCATGTGAGAAGACCTCCTTTGTGTTCCTGCGGCAGGAGCTTCCTGTCAGACTTGCCAACATCATGAAGGAAATTGATTTCCTCCCTGACAAGCTCCTCAGCACTCCTTCCTTAAAGCTCCTCACCAGCTG GTATTCACAGAGTTTGTTGGAGCTTATAGAGTTTTTAGAGGAAAACCCAGATGATAAGGACGTACTGACAAA ATTTACACAGGCTCTGGTTAGCGTCCGTAATCGGCACAACAACGTGGTGCCCACCATGGCTCAGGGTGTGGTGGAGTACAAGGAGGCCTTCGGCGTGGACCCCGTCACCAACCAGAACGTCCAGTACTTCCTGGACCGCTTCTACATGAGCCGCATCTCCACACGCATGCTCATGAACCAGCACA CATTAATCTTCGAGGGCAGCGTGAACCCAGCCCATCCCAAACACATCGGCAGCATTGATCCCAGCTGTGACGTTGTGGAGGTAGTAAAAG ATGCATATGAGTCATCAAAGATGCTGTGTGAGCAGTATTACCTGACCTCTCCTGATATGGAGGTCACAGAAGTAAATT ccaAAAACCTTGGCCAGCCTCTCCACATCGTCTACGTGCCATCCCACCTCTATCATATGCTGTTCGAACTCTTCAAG AACGCCATGAGAGCTACAGTAGAGACCCATGAGACGAGCCCGACGTTGCCCCCGATCAAAGTGCGAGTTTCACTGGGCACCGAGGACCTCACTATCAAG ATGTCTGACAGAGGAGGTGGAGTCCCTCTGAGGAAGATTGAGCGCCTATTCAGCTACATGTACTCCACAGCTCCCAGTCCCGTCCACGCAGACAATTCTCGTAACGCACCTCTG GCTGGTTTTGGTTATGGCCTGCCCATCTCCCGTCTGTATGCCAAGTATTTTCAGGGAGACCTGCAGCTCTACTCTATGGAAGGTTATGGCACCTCAGCTGTCATATATTTGAAG GCGCTGTCCTCTGAGTCAGTGGAGAGACTTCCTGTTTTCAACAAGTCCGCCTTAAGGCATTACCAGAGCAGCACAGAGGCTGATGACTGGTGCATGCCCAGCAAGGATCCAAAGAAACTGGGCAATTACGAGAGGAGTCGCTGA
- the asb4 gene encoding ankyrin repeat and SOCS box protein 4, whose translation MEELSPRQLAVKQLKQRFLKALQANNTEEVLQILHTNNLDIDTVLEVEDPSMVLASYKQGYWLPGYKLESSWAMAIHVCVMYNAVETALVLLQKGAAVNGMPNGKTPLHVACEVSNSDCVALLLAHGAKISKLSLSGHTPLHYCITRESVNCAKQLILKGAKVNMPGHNNEEDTPLHTAARFGVPELVSLYLAHGAAVDAVNSLQETPLMTAAFWGFDAKEQIYSPDHHLVCRLLLDHKADPNLKEEDYKTALHKAAWNCDHVLMEMLLEAGADTRAMDINGCAPIQYLLKVTGVRPMAIPELCYQLLLNYNAARIYPPQFHKVLQSCHDYPGVVEIMVNSYEHLKPTKKWRTSIPDDCYKRHKEFYDSMFGVCTNTPRSLLHLARCAIRAGLGGFCERGVAQLPLPSTIKKYLLLNPEGILY comes from the exons ATGGAGGAGCTGAGCCCCAGACAACTGGCTGTAAAGCAGCTGAAGCAACGCTTCTTGAAGGCCCTACAGGCCAACAACACTGAAGAGGTCCTCCAGATTCTCCACACCAACAATCTAGACATTGACACTGTGCTGGAGGTGGAGGACCCCAGCATGGTTCTGGCCTCCTACAAACAAG GATATTGGCTGCCAGGCTACAAACTGGAGAGTTCCTGGGCAATGGCTATTCATGTATGTGTGATGTACAATGCTGTGGAGACAGCACTGGTGCTCCTTCAGAAAGGTGCAGCTGTCAACGGTATGCCCAATGGGAAGACACCATTGCATGTGGCCTGTGAGGTCTCGAACAGCGATTGTGTGGCCTTGCTTTTAGCCCATGGGGCAAAGATCAGCAAACTGTCACTGAGCGGACACACACCACTGCACTACTGCATCACCAGAGAGTCAGTGAACTGTGCCAAGCAGCTCATCCTCAAAG GTGCGAAAGTCAACATGCCCGGCCACAACAATGAGGAGGACACACCGTTACACACTGCTGCCAGATTTGGTGTCCCAGAGCTGGTGAGTCTCTATCTGGCCCACGGAGCAGCTGTGGATGCAGTCAATTCGCTCCAGGAGACGCCCCTAATGACTGCGGCCTTCTGGGGTTTTGATGCCAAAGAGCAAATCTACAGCCCAGATCACCATTTGGTCTGTCGCCTCCTGCTGGACCACAAAGCAG ATCCCAACCTCAAAGAAGAAGACTATAAAACAGCTCTTCACAAGGCGGCCTGGAACTGTGATCACGTCCTGATGGAGATGCTGCTTGAGGCTGGAGCAGATACACGAGCCATGGACATCAATGGCTGTGCTCCCATTCAGTATCTCCTCAAGGTGACTGGTGTGAGGCCTATGGCTATACCTGAGCTATGCTATCAGTTGCTGCTCAACTACAATGCAGCACGAATCTACCCACCCCAGTTCCACAAG GTGTTGCAGTCCTGTCATGACTACCCAGGAGTAGTAGAAATCATGGTGAACTCTTACGAACATTTAAAGCCAACAAAGAAGTGGAGAACTTCCATTCCTGATGACTGCTACAAG CGACATAAAGAATTCTATGACTCTATGTTTGGCGTTTGCACCAACACTCCCCGCAGCCTGCTTCACCTTGCCAGATGTGCCATCAGAGCCGGCCTGGGTGGCTTCTGTGAGAGAGGTGTAGCACAGCTGCCTCTGCCATCTACCATTAAGAAGTATTTATTACTGAACCCTGAGGGGATACTGTACTAA